From the Limosilactobacillus panis genome, one window contains:
- a CDS encoding phosphopentomutase, protein MSYKRVFVIVMDSVGTGAAHDADKFDDVGSDTLGHVGEYYKGKLALPNLAKMGISNLRDTPIEGVPVADPAIGDFGKMEEISAGKDSMDGHWEMMGLPVMKPLSTFPNGFPQEIVDKLEKFSGRKVIVNKPYSGTEVIHDYGERQMKTGELILYTSGDSVMQIAAHEDVIPVKELYKICEYARTLVNVPEYTVGRIIARPYVGPDKDHFTRTANRHDFSLKPIGETDMDRLRAAGYDVIGVGKINDIFSGQGIDKGYHNESNMDGMDHVDEVMKQDFTGFCFTNLVDFDAMYGHRRNPKGFGQALMDFDKRLGTVLKEMKPDDLLMITADHGNDPGFRGTDHTRENVPLLVYSPSMKKSNQSLGLRKTFSDLGATILENFNVDAVRGTSFYKEISND, encoded by the coding sequence ATGTCATATAAACGTGTATTTGTTATTGTAATGGACTCGGTTGGTACTGGTGCGGCGCACGATGCAGATAAGTTCGATGATGTTGGGTCAGATACGTTAGGCCACGTTGGTGAATACTACAAGGGCAAATTAGCCCTGCCAAACCTGGCTAAGATGGGAATCAGTAACCTCCGAGATACGCCAATTGAAGGGGTACCGGTCGCTGACCCCGCCATCGGGGACTTCGGTAAGATGGAAGAAATCTCCGCTGGTAAGGACAGCATGGACGGCCACTGGGAAATGATGGGGCTGCCAGTAATGAAGCCACTGTCGACATTCCCGAACGGCTTCCCACAGGAAATTGTTGATAAGCTGGAGAAGTTCTCTGGACGAAAGGTCATTGTCAACAAGCCTTACTCCGGAACAGAAGTTATCCACGACTACGGTGAACGGCAGATGAAGACTGGTGAACTGATTCTCTACACATCTGGGGATTCCGTGATGCAGATTGCCGCCCACGAAGACGTGATTCCGGTCAAGGAACTCTACAAGATCTGTGAATACGCTCGGACCCTGGTCAACGTCCCAGAATACACCGTGGGACGGATTATCGCCCGGCCATACGTCGGCCCCGACAAAGACCACTTCACCCGGACCGCTAACCGGCACGACTTCAGTCTGAAGCCGATTGGTGAGACCGACATGGACCGCTTGCGGGCAGCTGGTTACGACGTGATCGGGGTTGGTAAGATCAACGACATCTTCTCTGGTCAAGGGATTGACAAGGGCTACCACAATGAAAGCAACATGGACGGGATGGACCACGTTGACGAGGTAATGAAGCAGGACTTCACTGGTTTCTGCTTCACCAACCTGGTGGACTTTGATGCCATGTACGGCCACCGGCGGAATCCAAAGGGCTTTGGTCAGGCCCTGATGGACTTTGACAAGCGCTTGGGAACGGTTCTCAAGGAAATGAAGCCGGACGACCTGCTGATGATCACCGCCGACCACGGTAACGACCCCGGCTTCCGGGGGACCGACCATACCCGTGAGAACGTCCCACTGCTGGTTTACTCCCCATCGATGAAGAAGAGTAACCAGTCACTCGGCCTACGGAAGACCTTCTCTGACCTCGGGGCAACCATTTTAGAGAACTTCAACGTGGACGCCGTACGCGGGACCAGCTTCTACAAGGAAATTAGTAACGACTAA
- the deoC gene encoding deoxyribose-phosphate aldolase: MKLTQAQLAKYMDHTMLKPEATADMIDKAVEEARKYNTASVCINPYWVKRVHKGLQGTDINTCTVIGFPLGATSTASKVFETKKAIEDGADEIDMVINIGELKGKNDQAVEDDIRAVAEATHEKGKLLKVIIENCLLTNEEKTRACKLTVKGGADFVKTSTGFSTSGAKAQDVKLMREAVGPDFKIKAAGGIHSLAEAYDMIEAGANRLGVSASVKILEEAAKQD; encoded by the coding sequence ATGAAATTAACCCAAGCACAATTAGCCAAGTACATGGACCACACGATGCTGAAGCCTGAGGCCACTGCTGACATGATTGACAAGGCGGTTGAAGAAGCCCGTAAGTACAATACCGCTTCCGTATGTATTAACCCATACTGGGTCAAGCGTGTTCACAAAGGCCTACAGGGCACGGACATCAATACCTGCACGGTGATTGGGTTCCCTCTGGGCGCCACCTCAACGGCCAGCAAGGTCTTTGAAACCAAGAAGGCAATTGAAGACGGGGCTGATGAAATCGACATGGTAATCAATATTGGTGAATTGAAGGGAAAGAACGACCAAGCCGTAGAAGATGACATCCGGGCTGTGGCCGAAGCAACCCACGAAAAGGGCAAACTATTAAAGGTCATCATCGAAAACTGCCTGCTGACCAACGAAGAGAAGACCCGGGCATGCAAGTTGACTGTTAAGGGCGGCGCAGACTTTGTTAAGACGTCGACCGGCTTCTCCACTTCCGGTGCCAAGGCCCAAGACGTTAAGCTGATGCGGGAAGCCGTTGGTCCAGACTTTAAGATCAAGGCTGCTGGCGGGATCCACAGCCTGGCCGAAGCCTACGACATGATTGAGGCTGGTGCTAACCGGCTCGGGGTTTCCGCTTCCGTTAAAATTCTGGAAGAAGCTGCTAAGCAAGACTAA
- the yicI gene encoding alpha-xylosidase, which produces MKFTNGYWLTKPEYQINHPEESFTAKKDDQRTMSVFAPYKRINNRGDELNIGMTTIKLTSPLEDVIGVKLTHFDQDTHGPSFKLTDQQPDVTMNIGDQTATYQSGRLQVNIPLHQEFALNFNADGKEITASRYRAQGEITNIKNHKHYMREQLSLGVDSHVYGLGERFGNFVKNGQEVRTINKDGGTGSDQAYKNVPFYITDDGYGVFVNQPKPVDFEIASENVDRVQFSVEGESLEYFVIYGPTPQEILHKYTELTGKIQLPPAWSFGLWLTTSFLTDYSEKTVMKFINGMAERHIPLDVFHFDCFWQRDFEWSNLTWNNDEFPDPEGLIKEIHDKGIKVCVWINPYIAQKSEMFKEGKANGYLVKRTDGNVWQWDLWQAGNGFIDFTNPAAVKWFQAKLKALLDMGVDCFKTDFGERIPMDDAVYFDGSDPKREHNFYTYQYNKAVFDVIAKERGIDQAVVFARSATVGSQQLPVHWGGDCLSTFKSMSDTLHGGLSFLSSGFGFWSHDIGGFDDGPDTPTADLYKRWTQFGLLSSHSRYHGSDVYRVPWNFDDEAVENTRKYVDLKLSLMPYLYTQAAHSAAFGNPLMRPMWFEFGADYNTHTIANQYMFGSQILVAPVFNPEGNVHFYLPAGKWTSIVQDGESYDVPEGGKWLTKHYDELDLPVLVRDNTILVKHEKPAHADYDYTKDVDIHLYDMHEGATTISVVDNHGKDAGSVTVKRDGNQFSVTTKGLSGKLTAFVHENGKLVAQTDLKEGEAEIKL; this is translated from the coding sequence ATGAAGTTTACTAATGGTTACTGGTTAACTAAGCCTGAGTACCAAATCAACCACCCCGAAGAAAGTTTCACTGCTAAAAAGGACGATCAACGAACAATGAGCGTCTTCGCCCCTTACAAGCGGATCAACAACCGGGGTGACGAATTAAATATTGGGATGACCACGATTAAACTGACATCCCCACTGGAAGACGTCATCGGGGTTAAGCTGACCCACTTTGACCAGGACACCCACGGGCCATCATTCAAGCTGACCGACCAGCAACCGGACGTCACAATGAACATTGGTGACCAGACCGCCACTTACCAAAGCGGGCGCCTGCAAGTCAACATCCCGCTCCACCAAGAATTCGCCCTCAACTTCAATGCGGACGGCAAGGAAATTACGGCCTCCCGCTACCGTGCCCAGGGTGAAATCACCAATATCAAGAACCACAAGCACTACATGCGTGAGCAGCTGTCCTTGGGCGTGGACTCGCACGTCTACGGTCTCGGGGAACGGTTTGGCAACTTTGTCAAAAACGGTCAAGAGGTCCGGACCATCAACAAGGATGGGGGAACCGGGTCTGACCAGGCTTACAAGAACGTTCCATTCTACATCACCGACGATGGCTATGGGGTGTTCGTCAACCAGCCAAAACCCGTCGACTTCGAAATTGCTTCAGAAAACGTTGACCGAGTCCAATTTAGTGTTGAAGGTGAATCCCTAGAGTACTTCGTCATCTACGGCCCAACCCCACAGGAGATTCTCCACAAGTACACTGAATTGACCGGGAAGATTCAACTGCCACCGGCCTGGTCATTTGGCCTTTGGCTGACAACTTCCTTTTTGACTGATTACAGTGAAAAGACCGTTATGAAGTTTATCAACGGGATGGCAGAACGGCATATTCCGTTGGACGTTTTCCACTTTGACTGTTTCTGGCAACGGGACTTCGAATGGAGCAACCTGACCTGGAACAACGACGAATTCCCCGACCCCGAAGGTTTAATCAAGGAAATCCATGACAAGGGAATCAAGGTTTGTGTCTGGATCAACCCTTACATTGCCCAGAAGAGTGAGATGTTCAAAGAGGGAAAGGCCAATGGTTACCTGGTTAAGCGGACCGACGGTAACGTCTGGCAGTGGGACCTTTGGCAAGCCGGTAACGGGTTCATTGACTTCACCAACCCGGCCGCGGTCAAGTGGTTCCAGGCAAAGCTCAAGGCCCTCCTTGACATGGGCGTTGACTGTTTCAAGACCGACTTTGGTGAACGAATTCCAATGGACGATGCCGTTTACTTTGACGGGTCCGACCCGAAGCGTGAACACAACTTCTACACTTATCAGTACAACAAGGCGGTCTTTGACGTCATCGCTAAGGAACGTGGTATTGACCAAGCAGTTGTTTTTGCCCGTTCTGCCACGGTTGGGTCTCAGCAGCTCCCGGTTCACTGGGGCGGCGACTGCCTGTCAACTTTTAAGTCTATGTCTGACACCCTCCATGGTGGCCTGTCATTCTTAAGTTCCGGGTTTGGATTCTGGAGCCACGATATCGGTGGCTTTGATGATGGTCCTGACACGCCAACGGCAGACCTGTACAAACGGTGGACCCAGTTCGGCCTGCTTTCCTCACATAGCCGGTACCATGGTAGTGATGTTTACCGGGTTCCGTGGAACTTCGACGACGAAGCGGTTGAAAACACCCGGAAGTACGTTGACCTTAAGCTATCGTTGATGCCATACCTCTACACCCAAGCTGCCCACAGCGCCGCCTTTGGTAACCCATTAATGCGGCCAATGTGGTTCGAGTTTGGCGCCGATTACAATACCCACACCATCGCCAACCAGTACATGTTCGGTAGTCAGATCCTTGTTGCTCCCGTCTTTAACCCCGAAGGCAACGTTCATTTCTACCTGCCCGCCGGCAAGTGGACCAGCATCGTCCAAGACGGCGAAAGCTATGACGTTCCCGAAGGTGGTAAGTGGCTCACCAAACACTACGACGAACTTGACCTGCCTGTCCTGGTTCGCGACAATACCATCCTGGTTAAGCACGAGAAGCCAGCCCACGCTGACTACGACTACACGAAGGACGTTGATATCCACCTCTACGATATGCACGAAGGGGCAACAACCATCAGCGTTGTGGACAACCACGGCAAGGATGCCGGCAGCGTCACCGTTAAGCGGGACGGCAACCAATTCAGTGTCACGACAAAGGGCCTGAGTGGCAAGTTAACCGCCTTCGTTCACGAAAACGGCAAGTTGGTTGCCCAAACCGATCTTAAAGAGGGTGAGGCCGAAATCAAACTTTAA
- a CDS encoding MFS transporter encodes MNNAATASADVKLPWRQKFGWATGDFAQKPYLHHHFNVFVVFYTNVYGLPAADAATMFLIVRLIDAINDPIVGTFIDKHTTRFGKYRGYLLYMGLPLAVMAILYFHVPSLGQMGKLIYAYVTYVGLSVIYTTVNVPYGSLNAAMTRNNKELVSMSSIRMVLANLGSLTVSFGVPVFVKLFSGGHYSGAASQTGWFLTMVLYEIAGALVLVFCFSQSVERIHMPADTEASVKVSDLFHQLKINQPLRTLAIFFIITFGLMSIVNSVGAYYMTYNAHNAGLMQWYNLLGTLPAFITVPLTPWLNRKFGTQVLMQGSLLVTVIGFLIMFLVPATNITWTFIGRTVEAAGVTLSTGFQWALVPQTITYGEWKTGKREYGIVNAIVGFFFKFGMALGGVVPGYVLAAFGFAANHTQTATACSGFGWLRPSSQSSSRFWP; translated from the coding sequence TTGAATAACGCTGCTACTGCAAGCGCTGACGTCAAATTACCATGGCGTCAGAAATTTGGTTGGGCAACCGGTGACTTCGCCCAAAAGCCTTATTTACACCACCATTTCAACGTATTTGTTGTTTTCTATACAAACGTCTACGGCTTACCCGCTGCCGATGCGGCAACGATGTTTCTGATTGTCCGCCTGATTGATGCCATCAACGACCCAATCGTCGGGACCTTTATTGATAAGCACACGACCCGTTTTGGTAAATACCGTGGCTACCTCCTTTACATGGGGCTGCCCCTGGCGGTAATGGCCATCCTTTATTTCCACGTGCCAAGCCTTGGCCAAATGGGCAAGCTTATCTACGCCTACGTTACTTACGTTGGCCTGTCTGTTATCTACACGACAGTTAACGTCCCATACGGCTCTTTGAACGCCGCTATGACCCGGAACAACAAGGAACTGGTTTCCATGTCCTCCATCCGGATGGTCCTGGCCAACTTAGGTTCCCTGACCGTTAGTTTCGGTGTGCCGGTCTTTGTTAAGTTATTCTCCGGTGGTCACTACTCTGGTGCCGCTTCTCAGACCGGTTGGTTCTTAACCATGGTCCTTTACGAGATTGCCGGGGCCTTAGTACTGGTATTCTGCTTTAGCCAATCCGTTGAACGAATCCACATGCCCGCCGATACCGAAGCATCGGTTAAGGTTTCTGACCTTTTCCACCAGTTGAAAATCAACCAACCACTGCGAACACTGGCCATCTTCTTCATCATCACCTTTGGTTTGATGTCCATCGTTAACTCCGTTGGGGCCTACTACATGACCTACAACGCCCACAATGCTGGCCTAATGCAATGGTACAACCTGCTGGGAACTCTGCCGGCCTTCATCACGGTGCCCCTCACTCCTTGGTTAAACCGTAAGTTTGGTACCCAGGTCCTAATGCAAGGGAGCCTGCTGGTCACGGTCATCGGCTTTTTAATTATGTTCCTCGTTCCCGCAACGAACATCACCTGGACCTTCATCGGCCGGACAGTTGAAGCCGCTGGGGTCACCCTTTCTACCGGGTTCCAGTGGGCACTGGTTCCCCAAACCATCACTTACGGTGAATGGAAGACCGGCAAGCGGGAATACGGGATTGTCAACGCCATTGTCGGTTTCTTCTTCAAGTTTGGGATGGCCCTTGGTGGGGTTGTTCCTGGCTATGTCCTGGCCGCATTTGGCTTCGCTGCCAACCACACCCAAACTGCCACAGCCTGTTCGGGATTCGGATGGTTACGACCATCATCCCAATCATCGTCACGGTTTTGGCCATGA
- the deoD gene encoding purine-nucleoside phosphorylase: MSTHIGAQMGDYADTVLLPGDPLRAKYIAENFLENVKQVNSVRNAFGYTGEYKGHRVSVQGSGMGIPSMSIYINELVKFFGVKTIIRVGSCGGIAPDVHLRDVILAQGSSTDSAVTMNTFGPGFHYAPLADFKLLDSAYHVAEKLGIDAKVGDIFAADRFYNDELDMEKLRDYGILGTEMESAGLYLLAAKLHFRALSVLTVSDLIFGEEKTTAEEREKTFNDMINISLETAIAGK, encoded by the coding sequence ATGAGTACACATATTGGTGCCCAAATGGGCGACTACGCAGACACAGTTTTACTTCCGGGCGACCCGCTGCGGGCAAAATACATTGCTGAAAACTTCCTGGAAAATGTTAAGCAAGTTAACAGCGTGCGGAACGCCTTTGGTTATACCGGTGAGTACAAGGGCCACCGGGTATCTGTTCAGGGCTCTGGCATGGGGATCCCGTCCATGTCAATTTACATTAACGAACTGGTTAAGTTCTTTGGTGTGAAGACTATCATCCGGGTTGGCTCCTGTGGGGGAATTGCTCCGGATGTTCACCTGCGTGACGTTATTTTGGCCCAGGGTTCCTCAACGGACTCAGCAGTGACGATGAACACCTTCGGTCCGGGCTTCCACTACGCCCCATTGGCCGACTTTAAGCTCCTTGACTCCGCCTACCACGTTGCCGAAAAGCTGGGCATCGATGCTAAGGTCGGCGACATCTTTGCGGCTGACCGCTTCTACAACGACGAATTAGACATGGAGAAGCTGCGAGATTACGGTATTTTGGGAACGGAAATGGAATCTGCTGGACTCTATCTCCTTGCTGCTAAGCTCCACTTCCGGGCCTTGTCTGTCCTGACCGTCAGTGACCTGATCTTTGGTGAGGAAAAGACGACCGCCGAAGAACGGGAGAAGACCTTCAACGACATGATCAACATTTCTCTGGAAACGGCAATCGCTGGTAAGTAA